ACATTGGCCTCCCTGTTTGAGTTACCTTGCCAGGTGACTGCTGCTTACAGAGAAAGCTGGAAGTAATCAGAAGTTGGTTAAATAACCAGCTTGTATGATGAAAAATTGTGAAAGCAACACTGAATTGTTAAAATCCAAATCTAACCCTTTTTCAGCTGAACTCTAGTGACATAAAGAAGCTTGGTAGCTAGAAAACTGGGAAGAAACTTCCAAAACTTGAACTATTTCTTCCTCAGAAATGTAAACATAGAGGTACATATAAATAATTACAGTCTTTAAAATCTAGAGCTTGTCCTGAATCCGAACTGACCCAAAGAAATTGGAGGCTGGAATGATTGACACTTTCTGTGATTGTTGTGATGGCACCTCTTGGCTCCCCCCTCAGCCATCAGTTCCACAGCATGAGAGTTCTCAAGTGACATGCCAgctccagagctctgccctgTTTACAGTGCTTGTTTTTCCTTAACATATTTGATTAATGCAGGCTTTAAAAAGAGGGGATTACAGGCTGGTGTGTGTTTATTTCAAGAGGATAAGCTTCAGCGCATTGCACAGCCATGTATATCTTGTGAACTGCATATGGATTAGGAGTATATGCTGCTTTTACTTTTATTAATGAAATGACCAGGTACACATCAGCTTATTGCATCTCTTGCCCATCCTTCAGATTGGAGGTTTTGGATACTTGAGGCAGGCAGGGGTGGAGTAGAAGTGGTGAATGAACCATAGGCACCAGAGGCCAGAGGTAAATGCAGGTAATTGGAAAGACTACAGGGCAGCTTGAAGAGGAAATGGTTTGCTGTTCTTTCCAGACCCTTAGGTGGGGGTGTGAGGGGCAACTTGCTCTAAAGTCCTCTTGCAGACTGATTCCAGAGACATCTGGTGTGAGCCAGCTCTCTTCTTTCCCACTGTCTTTGTTGCATAATGGTAGGCCTCATCCTAAACTAGAACTGTTTGGTAATAGATTTTATTGAATGACATGGCTTGACTTGGCTAAATATGGAAAAATGCATCTTAGGAAGTAAAGAGTAAAAATTGTATCTTAGTCTATGGTGTAAAACATGTGCTTTTTGTGTATCACATGCTAGGATAGCCACATATTTCATTGTAAGAATGTCTAAACATGAGAGTTTTATAGGAGTAGTGTTTACTGTAGGCAAACTTTGAGAAAGACAGACCAGTGCTCTGTGAATGGGAGATATATTGTAAAGACCATTTGACAATTTGTCTTGTATGAACCTTGTAGCAAATGAAAACTTGTGTAACTTTGGTCAGCTATGTGTTAGGCTTTTATTCAGGCAGAAAAATGGGTTAATGTGCTGGGagtacttttttctttactgctttTTGCAAGATGTTAACTCTagttaaatttttaaatcttgtttctCCTTTCCATTTACAGAGTGGTTGAACAAGAAGCTCAGAGATCACAGCAAGTTTCTCAGGACAGAAAAAGTCCCAGCAGGACCAATGGCTGCAATGAAAACAGGCCCATTGACATCTTAGAGATGCTTAGTAAAGCCAAGGATGAATATGAACGAGTAAGTAAATGTCTCTTTTCTGGAAACGAGTTTGTAGACATCAGCTGTGCTTTGTTTAAAGGGTGGGCAGTGTCTGCAATAGTTCCAGTAGCCTTGTTTTCAGAGTGATGTGTTGTTCCCTCCCTCAGGAACACTGTACTGGgaaacattctgtgatttcaggCAAGATGGATTGAATCCTGATCATGTGGTCCAACTTGAAGTGTAGCAGGATGGACCAATTTTATAATGATTTCTCCTGCTGTGAGAAAATCTTGTCTCTGGgaatagcaaataaaaattgtgCCCAACAGCATCTGTCTCTTAGTCTCAAAAGATGAACTGAGGTATTAGAGACTGAGGCATTCAGTTCATTTGTAGGCTCTATGAAGCATATTTCTTATTAGCTGTAGACTGTGTAACAATACTGTGCCTTTGTCTTTCTGTTGTCCAGTTTATTACCTGTGTCCAGTCTAGTATTTCtccatttaataaaataattcatctCGGAAGGAAAAGCTTGTTATCCTTTGCCAGTGCTAAATTCACAAGATTACATAATGAGGAATGTTAGTTCTCTTAGGAAAGAATTACTTTATATAGTCATGAGAACCAAATTCATACATGCAGGGTGAATATAAAGGTAATGTGTGGGAGATccaaaaatgaaacagagatTCTGAACACGCCTCTTCCCCAGAGTAATAATACAGGAATGTGCCATAGTAAAGCAATGTGTGAGTATTGCATTGCAGAACCACGGTGTGGcttctgtgcctgtgctgctgggagaagagggagCACATTTGTACAGTGCTTGATTCCTTCCACGAGTTGCTGTGCTGCAAAGTTCCTTTGAGTACTTGGAATTGATGCATCTAGATAGTTACAATACAGTGTGGGATGAGGAGAGAAGAGTAAGCATGTGGTTTAAACCTTGTATGAACCAACTTAACCTGTCACTGTCTGATGTACATTGAGGTCAGGGCAATGTGATAATCAATACAGTATCTTTGACCCAGGCTAGATACTAATTTCTGCAAATCACTCATATGttcttttaatgctttaaaatacaggtttaaaaaaaactaattcAGAATGTGTCAGTGCTGTGTGGGGAGAAGGTGTCTCTGTATGAAGGCCAGCATTGTGCAGGTAGCAGCTTTTGTGAGATCGCAGAAGGAAACATCACAACCTGCATGATTCATCTTTCAGTGGTGTATCGATTTAGACTGATTTGAAGAAATTGAAGTCTTTTtgcaaagaagggaaaaaacccatacCATAGGAATGCACTGCTTTGGTAGTGCCCTCCTGGGTGTGATGAAGTCTTTCTCCCTCTTTGTCCTTGCACTGTTGGATAATGCACATTTCCAACACATGGCTCTTGGGTGACTTGGGATATTCCAGCTTCTCTTCTAATTTACAGATCTTTTTCATATGAGAATACTGAAAAGCTTTTGCTAGAAACAAAGTTCCTAAACATCATGGATGAATCTCTATAGACAAGTAAAATTCTGATGAACAGGAACAGATGCAGATATTTTAATGGACAGACAACATCTGTGGTGTCAATAATACAACAGGGAAATAGGCAGGGCATGGGCTACAGCAGAGCTACTTTAAAATTGGGGGGTTTgtatctttatttcttcttattgttgtatatgtgtgtgtttgtttcttgATATTTGTAGAACACCAGGGAAACtggaataattatttcatttcctttttgtgtGTACATGAACCGTAAATGAACCTGTTCATGGTGATCCCATCAGAGCCTGCTGTGATTGTAGTGCTGTACAGCTgtcagaaaagcagaactgaaCAATGTTGTTCACATTTCGAGCAAACTTCTTTGGAGAATGTTCTGTTGACCACCTCAGCTTTAGCAACAAACCCCTGGCACATTAATTTTGGAGCTCTTGTAGCCAGTGTGTGCCAATGTTAATGTGGTGAAGTAACCAACTTGTTTGGAAGATGGCTTCTTGAGACACCTTTcctgtcttgattttttttttttaataattctatGGCACTTGGTAATTATGCATGAATTTGTATTTAGGAGCAGAAAGTACTTATCTGCTCGTACATTCCAGATGGATCATACAATAATCCTTGTGTGCAGCCCACATGAGATTGGCAGAGTGTCAGCATGAGAAGGGGGCAGAGGGAGTGAAAAAGAGATTTATGAAGGTCTGAGTGCTTTAATCTAGGATTCCAAATCAGCTTAATCCTTCAAGTACACACTACATCAAGCCCATATGTGAAAATGAATGAactctgagatttttttttttttaatgaagtgaaTGGATGCTTTTTATagtgtggttttgtgtttgtatttcagtttgagCAGGGAAACATACTACAGCTTATCTTCTAGTGAAAAGAAAACTCTGCCTTTCCTGATTTTATAACTAAAAGGCCTCCAGCCTTTCAGGCACAAGGAGTTTTGACCTGCAAGTTAGTGGCTAAAAGTCAGAAATGCGAGGGTCtgcttctctcctctgtccttAAATCACAATGTATAGGTTTGATTTAGTACTTACTGCTTTCAGTTagaatttgaaaacaaaagaataaagcTCAGATTGCTTTTTAATCCGTTGCTAAAAAGTTTAACCCATATTTTACTGCTTTGGGTAAGACACCAGAGCAATCACCATGTGTCATACCAATGGTTGAGCTCAATCATATGCATCAGGTGTAGTTTAGCCATTGAAAGCTGGATTATTCTACAGTCTGGGTTTTTCCACTGGTGATTTTAATGGTAATAGAAGAtctgtatttgtttatttttatgtttatttaagaTGAAAGTCAAATCCATCTATCTATATGAATCATACTGTGTTATAATGCAACTTTCTTGCCTGGTTTTGTCTTGttcaaagaaaaccaaattaactcctgaaaataaatgtacatGGTTGGTTAAACTGGTGGAAATAAGTCAGTGACAAGCTGTCTTTCCATCCACTTAGAGTACTTTCtgacaggaatttttttttcctaagcagtTCTAGTTTTGGTTCCTGATTGAATGAAGTGTAGCAAACTTCTCTGTTAGCAGCCAAGGCAGATAAAGGATGTGAAAAGCCCACCTTTTCTTTAATGTATCATTTCTGTTTGTAGTGAAACAGTATAAAATCAGTTgtattttcttgttgtttttcttaTAATAACAAAGAGTAAAAGTTTTATGTCTGCATACCAGATCGTGGATGTCTTgctatgatttttatttcctaagaTTTGTGAATTCCACAGTGTTTTACAAAAATCACTGCTTTGTACATCATCTGTGTTTCAGTCCCAAGTGCCATGTAAACAGGACTCTGTAGGGGGTAAACACAGACTAAAACTCATGTGTTtatattaactttttttctttcatttttcccctcctcagaATCAGATTAATGACCTAAGTATTATATCTAGTTCTGGAATGCAACAGAATTCAAATCCTCCAAAGCCAGAAAGCACAGAGCCTTCAGAACAGAAGCCTTCATTACAAGTGCAAGAGCAGGTATGTTTCATCCAAACCtaaatgagggttttttttttttatttactactTTGTTTTGGTGccaaaattgatttttttcttaagatgCCTTCAGTGTTTGCCCAGTGTATTATTGCTAAACAAATGAGAAGACTTTTAGGAGCCTAAATTCTGTCTTTTGACttagcattttaaaagtaaGAGGCTATGTTCACACTACTGTGAATGTCCACGTTTAAATGGGCCCACTTGGCTTCTGGAAGAAGTCAGTCTGTGGTAACGTGTGGGATGACTTGGAGAGACAGGAAGCAAGAGAAGATGACCATGCCTGGTGGTCAGGTCTTTCACTCAGGAACTCAAGccctggttttctttctcagacATTTACTGAAGGTTTACCTGTGCTTCAGAGCCACAGCTGTGGTCCTGCACAAGGAAGCTGGGGCTTGATACAAGACTTTGTAGAGATAAATGTagagaaaaaattaagtaaacTGTGCAGTACCTGAATTGCCTGTAACAGGGAAGTGCCGTGGGCCTGCTTGCAGTGCCACCCAGTGGGCACCGGACAGGCACTGCTGGTGCTCCTCGGAAATGCCCCATGGGAAACTCCTCTCCCTGCCATGGTTCACTGGGGTGCTTCTGATGCAGTAAATCACCGTGCCTGAGAAGTGAAATCCCCTAGGAGAACGTGGGCAAATTTGCACTTAGTACTTGTAATTAAACACACAGTTTGGAGGAGTAATCCTAGTTGCTACTTCATGTtagagctggggctgggcagcaggaatCTGATTTAGGAGTAGGGTCATAACTCAGATGAGGGGTGGGGAGTTTGCTGGGATTATTTCTATCACAGCCCTTCCAGCCCCTGAGCAGCACCTCTGTTTTTGGGTCAGTGATGGAGTGACCTCTGGCAGCCAGCTCTGTTTGCTGCATGCCATGTCTGGAGACCTGGCACCAGGGCTGCCTGAGGCTTTGCTTTCAAAGCACATATTTTCTTTGGGTCATTCCATGTAGACTGTACaacatttcagctgaaatgctCCACCTGACAGTGCATGGAATTGCAGAACAGGAATCAATTAACTAGTAAaggaaaaactttaaaaaggaaaaaagataagaTTCTAAGAAATTGCTCTGAAGTAATTAAAGGGAAAGTTGATTTATAGAACAtgtaaaatttcatatttttgatTCTATTgagctatttaaaataatagctGCAGagatattggaaaaaaataattgggtAACATAAGTGATAGTTCTATAAAGCCAGTTAACTGGGTTCAAATATATCTCAAATGCGTTGGTTCTGAGCCACATTTTTAGTAACATAGACAACTGAGAGACTACTGGAAAAACATTCCATTGCAactataaaaatatacttttttgtCTAATTAAAACAGATGgccagtaaaataaaaaaatagtgtGCATATAAGTACAGTGAGATTGCTAAATTCTCTCCAAAATGTCACACTTGCATGTTGATTAACTTCATCTCATGCTAAAGATACCACAcatttgggaataaaaataaatgtcttctgTATGATATTGTGTAGTTAAGTGTTGTATCTTGGCAATTCAAAATTAAGAACAGTTGTGTCATGAAATGCTTATGTGCCAGCAGTCTGCAAAACAACCAGACCACTGGTACTGAACCATGAATAAGCAGAGCTGGGACTATAAAGCTTAATTTATCTGAAATCATTTCTGGAGAAACCCtccgagcagcagcagcagcattctgTTCCTATGAAATAAAGTGATCTTGTGGCCTTTATGCAGCCCCTTGTGATAAAGATCTTCATAAACACACAGAGTTGATGAAATGCTTAAAGTACACCTCAACCAGACAAGGCAAAAGAGGTGTTCTACACTCCATGCTGGAAAGTAACTTGATGTTTAAGACTGTCCAATCTGACTTGGATCAGGACCTGGTAGAGATTTCAGTTTATTACTTGACTATTGTAATGTATTAATAAAGGAAGGTTGGTCAGTTAATCATACTGAAGTGAACAGCTGAGTTTGAAGTTATCTGGAACAGTGATTTTTCTCTTAATGGAATCTTTATGGTTGAAGGATGGGTCTCCAGATCAGTAGGATCAGTGGGAAAAAGTAAGAACAACTTTCTAGGAAAAGATTCCTAACATAACTAACAAGGTTTATAAACTATAGCATGTCCCAGCCCCAAAATGAAAGGATGCCAGTCTTTTAACTAGCTAAAATTGAATAACAGTGACAGTAGAGATGAGTAACCTGGGCAAAAGACAGCGCGACTTCAAGCTCAAGGGGTTCTTGTTGGGCTATTTGTGgcacctgtgctgctgtgccttggctgctgtgctgtcctgtTCTCTGTGCTAGGGATCAGAGCCAGCAGAGCAATGTCATGGTGCAGTGGTTGTCATTGTGAAGTAGCATCTTTGTTTAGACATACCATCAGAATACACTGGAATTGTGCTTCAGGCCATTCAGTCTTCTGAACAGAATGTTGTATTTCAGTCCAGCTGTTTTACATAACTTCTGGTCCTGTgcaacctaaaaaaaaaatttttgagaTCACTGGTGTTAatagctgtttcttttctctttactgaaacacattttaaaatattttcagcaaaatatgATATTCTTAAAACTATATTTTTCTAACAATATCAATGGTGTAGGCTAGATGTATTTTCTTGGAAGAGACTAAAGGACTTGTAGATGTAACTGTGTACATGTAATGTACTTTTCAAGGAGATACATATTTAGGTTTATAGAAATTCTCTTACCTATTGTGACATCTACTGCACTACGGCTAGGAAAACTGTCTAGGCATCTATTGCTAGATCAGTTGTGCAGCTTCTGGTTTTTATgttcctttcccatttttagAGCATTTAACTATTTCCAATTCTGTACATTCTGTGAGGATTTTTTCAATATGTATGTTTTTGTCTCCACTTCCCTGAAGTGCCTTGTGTGGTTAGGGCTAATGGATGATGGCAGGTGCCATGTTCCTGACCCAGTCCATAGCCATCCCCCTTCCTGACTACTGCTGCAGAGACTGTCCTGAGATGGCCGTAAGGAAAAGCCATACATAGCCAGGATGTTCctcataaattaatttcaaaagtcATATGAATAGGGCACCTGTGGTACCCAAACTGTGTTTTATATGCATTTGACCTAGTTGTCTCTCCTAACTTCCTTGAATTTGTAATAGACTTTGTGAGCTGCACAGTGCTGTGTCTAGTTCTAAACTGAAaaatcttcttttcccttctttttagCCATTTCAGTCAAGGCAGAAGCATCTGACTTTGGAGGAACTGTTTGGAACCTCTGTCCAAAAGGAACAGCCTGCAGCTGCATATCCCAATCCAGAGAgaatggagaagctgcagacagATGGatctgccagggagcagcacagtttgcttttgcctttttcctttgaCCAGTCACCAGTAATGCAACAATCCCTGGGGAAATCTGAAAGTCCAAGCGTTAAACCCAGCGCCAGCCAGCAGGACTGTTTAACACCTATGATAATACCTCCAGCTTCAGTTTCCCAGCCTgatctgaaaaatgtttcaagCTATTCAGTTCGTTTAAGCCCTGTTCTTAATTCAGCCTCGACAATGGAAGCTGGCCCTGCTCAGATGCTTCCTGGCCTCAAACAAAGCAACAGTATAATGCAAGTTATGCAGCAGGCTGCCAAGCCCATATCCCCACTGGTGAATCAGCCACCATCTGAAGTGAACCACGCTCCACAGAATCTAATGTCTGGCCAAAGCCAGCTCATAGCACCCTTGACTACAGCAAACACAGGGACTGTCTCAAATGCATCTCATACAAGTGTTGATCTTCTCCAGAAACTCAGGTTGACCCCACAGCATGACCAAACACAACAGCAGTCTCTCACTAAGAGTCCCTTAACACCAAACATCTCTGCCTCAGTTGGCCAACTTGCAACACCAGAAAGCTTCAAAGAATCTCACAGTAAGCCATCAGCCTTGAACAGCAAGATAATCTCTCCCCTTCAGGTATTCTGTGGGCTTTGATATCCATGAAGCTGTAGATTACAtgtatttttcccttaaaaactGTGTTGTTATATATTAGCTGTTTGAAGATGATGAATTCCAATTAATTCAATCAATACCACACAATTCCACTGTGTGGTATTGATTGGATGGCTAAGTTAGGAATCCAGTTCCATTAGTTTTGTATCATTAGCATCTGCTATCAGTGACAGGCCTGTCTCTAGAGGAGAGGTTTTTCAAACTGCTGCTGTTGGTAGGTGAATAAGTCCTAAAGATTTAATCTTGTGTCAGAAAGGTACTGCTCAGAGCTTGGCATTTGAGAAGGGATGGAAGGTTGCAGGCTGAGCACTGTGATGAGAGGTGATGTGATGGAAGTCTAGCCTGTTCATTATTTGAAAGTATACAATtaacaatttcctttttctgattattttgctttgagtGTTTTGTACTCCTTCAGTTTTGACCCACTTTTTCTACAGGTACCTGTGGGCTCCATTGAGATATGGCTTTATAAGTTTGCCATAATATTGAAAGCATAAAACATAAATTCagatatttcctctttttccagcTTCCCATTGATTATATCAATTTAACAAAATTGATCGAATGATAGCTAAAACcttgaaatttgcatttttgtggCTTTCTTAAAAACAGAGAACCACCTCTGGAAACTGAGCTGTGGATGGTAACctgtgaattttgctttttttttccccttaactCAGACTGTACAACAAAACAAGGAATCAGAAGTATTTCCACAGGCGAAAACTTTGTCTAAAGCAAGTCAAGTAAGTGGATAAGTACCTGTGCTTATTGGTCTCAGGGGTCttcttaggggaaaaaaaaccagctgcAGTAAACCAGCTGATATCTCAAATAGACACTGCTCACTGACAATATTGAAGGAGCTGTTAATGAAACAGTGCTGGAGGAAGGGGGAGTTGCTGTCAATGCACTGCTCTTATACAGTCACTCTTACTGTTGGTTCTaatgcagaaatgaaaacacgTTTTTGGATTTGCAGCCCTGCGCTGAGTTTGCACCATTtgagtttggctttttttatgTTGCAAGCAGGGAGTACTAATGCCATAATATTGTAGTAGGGTTATTAGCCTTGGCCCAACCTTAAGCACCCCAGAGGCTTAAAATGCAAACCTTGCCTTGCTGTGTCTCAGTTTTCTTGAGATACTTTGTATCTTAAGAACAgatacaaagcagaaaaaattgaagatggagaaaaaaaataacaagtaATTGCTACTGCAAAACTTGTGATAGCAACTTTTAACCAGCTAAAAGCAGATTTAAGATTCCTAGAACTGCCTTGGGtaacagtttaaaataatgtcAATTTTAAGTTTCAGATAGTAATTACAAAATAACTTGATAATGGTCAAGTGTTCAAGAACTGGTTTCAATTACCTTTTTGTTATCTATTCATTTTAGGACACCacctgtattttatttctgcttttcccttatGCACCCACTCCTTTTTCAGATCTCTTGCCTCATTCTTGTCTAACTTGCTCTCCATGAGAGCAGTTTTAGTAGCATGCTCAGATCTGATTGTGAAGGCAAAAAAATGGCCCTACTTGAAGTAAAATGCTGTTTTAGCTACTGGGCTGCTATAAAATAAGCTCTACAGTCTGTTCATGACCTAGTTAGTAAATAATTACctaattaaaagcattttatatgaatttgggaattttaagAAACATGTGCATGTTGTATAGTAAACTGTCAGTTTAAACACATTGTCTTCAGCTGAAATCCCACACTGTGAGTCTTTACAGTTTTGACTACAAGAAAATCAATTTTCTAGTTCTGCTGTTGCTGATGTTATTTTATACACATAAACTTTAGATGGCTTTGGAAggctttttcctctgaaggttGTTGATTATCCAAGGGGAATTCTTTCTGCTGACATATCAAATCACATTTagtgttgcttttctttggAGTGAGATTggcttatttattttctttttttttttcaccacgTTGGTCATCCTGGAAGCCTGATACAAGACACAGATTATCTGCCTGAGTAACAATTGCAGTTATCAGGAGATGTCAGAGTTACTCAAGTAGGATGTTTATTTGTGTCCAGTTGATGCAAATGTAATAGTCCTATAAATGTGCAATTTCTGTATAAAAGAAGAAGTGGTAAAGGCAGTATGTGCATTTTTGTAATGAAATGGAGACAGACCTGTGGAACAATGAGGTGGAAGATGGTcctcaaaatatttccatcttACATCCCCCCCAAGGAAAAACAGAATGAGAATATTTCAGTGAACTCCAATGCTTTAATTATAATTCAGCAGTTTCTTTAAATATGTTTGAGATGCACTTCAAATTTGAACTAAATTATCTGTGGGAGACCATAGAAGTGGGGTGCAGGAAGCAGGACTGGTCTTTCTGAAAACTCTGAcggaaaataatttgcaaacaGCTACAGGCTCCTTTGATTACTTAAGTGAAAAGTTCAACTTTCATCGTATGTGTTCTAAAAATTCTGGAAGGTAGCAACCACATGAGTAGGAAGGATCTGCATACAAGAATGTTCAAGGCTGCTACTCTTCAGCTTTGAAAATGAGAAGTACTATTGATACTAATACTATTCTTCATAGGTAGATATTTCTTAAGAGCAGCTATTCAGCAATATCTGACTGAATAACTGTGGCtgcaatttatttca
This region of Vidua chalybeata isolate OUT-0048 chromosome 12, bVidCha1 merged haplotype, whole genome shotgun sequence genomic DNA includes:
- the DCP1A gene encoding mRNA-decapping enzyme 1A isoform X2, with the translated sequence MEAAGRAGQEMSLAALRRHDPFITGIADVTGQVALYSFSPKDNEWEKTDIEGTLFVYKRSASPYHGFTIVNRLNMHNLVEPVNKDLEFQLHEPFLLYRNASLSIYSIWFYDKNDCHRIAKLMAKVVEQEAQRSQQVSQDRKSPSRTNGCNENRPIDILEMLSKAKDEYERNQINDLSIISSSGMQQNSNPPKPESTEPSEQKPSLQVQEQPFQSRQKHLTLEELFGTSVQKEQPAAAYPNPERMEKLQTDGSAREQHSLLLPFSFDQSPVMQQSLGKSESPSVKPSASQQDCLTPMIIPPASVSQPDLKNVSSYSVRLSPVLNSASTMEAGPAQMLPGLKQSNSIMQVMQQAAKPISPLVNQPPSEVNHAPQNLMSGQSQLIAPLTTANTGTVSNASHTSVDLLQKLRLTPQHDQTQQQSLTKSPLTPNISASVGQLATPESFKESHSKPSALNSKIISPLQVAPPQFVTATTTVTPSVLLSPSVFQQSATKATEVENKASSSSPLTLGPTEIQTTPPTVLSRSQLQEALIHLIKNDSHFLSTIHEVYLQVLTKSTDNIKL
- the DCP1A gene encoding mRNA-decapping enzyme 1A isoform X1 — protein: MEAAGRAGQEMSLAALRRHDPFITGIADVTGQVALYSFSPKDNEWEKTDIEGTLFVYKRSASPYHGFTIVNRLNMHNLVEPVNKDLEFQLHEPFLLYRNASLSIYSIWFYDKNDCHRIAKLMAKVVEQEAQRSQQVSQDRKSPSRTNGCNENRPIDILEMLSKAKDEYERNQINDLSIISSSGMQQNSNPPKPESTEPSEQKPSLQVQEQPFQSRQKHLTLEELFGTSVQKEQPAAAYPNPERMEKLQTDGSAREQHSLLLPFSFDQSPVMQQSLGKSESPSVKPSASQQDCLTPMIIPPASVSQPDLKNVSSYSVRLSPVLNSASTMEAGPAQMLPGLKQSNSIMQVMQQAAKPISPLVNQPPSEVNHAPQNLMSGQSQLIAPLTTANTGTVSNASHTSVDLLQKLRLTPQHDQTQQQSLTKSPLTPNISASVGQLATPESFKESHSKPSALNSKIISPLQTVQQNKESEVFPQAKTLSKASQVAPPQFVTATTTVTPSVLLSPSVFQQSATKATEVENKASSSSPLTLGPTEIQTTPPTVLSRSQLQEALIHLIKNDSHFLSTIHEVYLQVLTKSTDNIKL